A single window of Nicotiana sylvestris chromosome 5, ASM39365v2, whole genome shotgun sequence DNA harbors:
- the LOC104248943 gene encoding uncharacterized protein: MPSEPLPWDRKDFFKERRQHDRSELLRGGPRWREPPPRHHYGSSRWVPADFRSTRGAPPGHGKQGSWHMYPEESGHGFMPSRSNEKIVEDESCRQSRGDGGGKYGSRSSSRENRSFGGQRDWRRGGGLSWEAAASPSGPVRQHDTATNDQRPADVVVPHNSEHVNNTWDQSHSRDQHNKSGSANGTASTGQRFERGNSLGSIEWRPLKWARSGSLSSRGSLSHSGSSKSMGVDSNETKPELQPGNSKALQSPTGDATACVTSAAPSEETSSRKKPRLGWGEGLAKYEKKKVPEDSAAKVGACISGDSVEPGHPHPLNTADKSPRVAVSLDCPSPTTPSSVACSSSPGLEDKQPVKATNIDQDVGNLCGSPSIISQYHSEEFAFNLENFDLSQISNLNSSINELLQSEDSSSVDSGFMRSTAVNKLLIWKNDISKVLEKTEVEIDSLENELKTLISEPEYTQLVPSGSCSPRKECNSNSHEDQGTTNIASRPAPLQVVIPEDVIGEEGTNIQEKEHAEVKVEDIDSPGSATSKFVELPSEKDVAPIGAMKHVGGMLISDDSKSLSNNVKVCSSTEDKAKSRSSDVKVCSFSEDMARDTLACVESFQLTTRCSRPVSDGSLNCGKDALYNLILAANKDTAYRAFDVFKNLLPAGKCSFDFSSVSSLQIDHAVKERFARRKQFKQFKEKIIALKFRVHQHLWKEDMRMLSARKFRAKSQKKFDFSLRPVQIGHQKHRSTVRSRFSTTVGNSSLVPSLEVLNFASRLLSDLRAKVYRNTLRMPALVLDQKERAMSRFISKNSLVEDPCAVEKERSVINPWTSEEREIFIDKLATFGKDFRKIASFLDHKTTADCIEFYYKNHKSDCFERTKRKPDYSKQAKVCSANTYLVASSGKRWNREANSVSLDILGAASAIAANVEDSIEIQQKCTSKYSVRMVTEHKTSRHNELERSNSLDVCHSERERVAADVLTGICGSLSSEAMSSCITSSIDPAEGNQEWKHQKVGSSTRLPLTPEVTQSVDDETCSDESCGEMDPTDWTDEEKSIFIQAVSAYGKDFVMVSRCVRTRSREQCKIFFSKARKCLGLDEILPGPGNLVRQDVNGGNDPDACVMETELFCNEKSSLKLKELSDLCVSAGISKPDMTSSDDKDGAGELDSVDTELVSKNSVQVNCHVDKQRVEFNRHCEIQGACTENGLGDENMVTVSQEGGVQIDGDVSENGPDDILCANKVSGEHSGEEIKGVVPEHDLKNRKADSAEVSRSNFSLEDTKSNMVSSGSNSHLAAVRGAELCPLNGSQNMTLLESDSECKPGVNYSGSNISVQRKKMPRASNAVYLSELELENVGDQQRENATQSAEQPLPSTSQIAHIESRQILGSYSLGESATKESGDGCSTSAALQEIQKVGKNLRSDTTGFFLQRCNGTNREQTVGGSSSNVDKPCRNGDVKLFGQILSKPCPQANTSSNAQQSDSSNQQLKVCSNMSSASHSLDGNSATAKFERNNFLGSENHQVRSFGFWDGNRIQTGFSSLPDSAILLAKYPAAFGNYAISSSKVEQQPPLHGVVKTATDRSLNGVPVFPTRDVSSNNGVAAADYQVYRSLDVQPFTIEMKQRQDAVFSEMQRRNGFDVVSSMQQQARGVVVGRGGILVGGQCTGVSDPVAAIKMHYAKAEQFSGQATSIIREDDYWLSKGDISR, from the exons ATGCCGTCGGAGCCATTACCTTGGGATCGGAAGGATTTCTTCAAGGAGAGGAGGCAGCACGATCGTTCAGAACTGTTGAGGGGTGGGCCCCGCTGGAGGGAGCCTCCGCCGCGCCACCACTACGGTTCTTCTCGTTGGGTTCCCGCTGATTTTCGCTCTACTAGAGGTGCCCCTCCtg GTCATGGTAAGCAGGGTAGTTGGCACATGTATCCAGAAGAATCCGGACATGGTTTCATGCCTTCTCGTTCCAATGAAAAGATTGTGGAAGATGAGAGCTGTCGGCAGTCTCGTGGGGATGGTGGTGGGAAGTATGGCAGCAGGAGTAGTAGCAGGGAAAATAGGTCTTTTGGTGGTCAGAGGGATTGGAGAAGAGGTGGTGGTCTCTCTTGGGAAGCTGCTGCATCCCCCAGTGGTCCTGTAAGACAGCATGATACTGCTACAAATGATCAGAGGCCAGCGGATGTTGTGGTCCCACACAATTCTGAGCATGTCAACAATACATGGGATCAGTCTCACTCTAGAGACCAGCACAATAAGAGTGGTAGCGCTAATGGAACAGCAAGCACGGGCCAAAGATTTGAGAGGGGGAACTCGCTGGGGTCAATTGAATGGAGGCCACTGAAATGGGCTCGGTCTGGAAGTTTATCGTCCAGGGGATCATTAAGTCATTCAGGCAGCTCGAAAAGCATGGGAGTCGATTCTAACGAGACAAAGCCGGAGTTGCAGCCTGGAAACTCAAAAGCTCTGCAATCTCCTACAGGGGATGCAACTGCATGTGTAACTTCTGCTGCCCCTTCTGAAGAAACTTCTTCCCGGAAGAAGCCGCGCCTGGGTTGGGGTGAAGGACTGGCCAAGTATGAGAAGAAGAAAGTCCCCGAGGATAGTGCTGCTAAGGTGGGAGCTTGTATCTCTGGTGATAGTGTGGAACCTGGTCATCCTCACCCCTTGAACACGGCAGATAAAAGCCCAAGGGTTGCTGTTTCTCTGGATTGTCCCTCTCCTACCACACCTTCGTCAGTTGCTTGTAGTTCTTCCCCAG GTCTTGAGGATAAACAACCTGTCAAGGCAACAAACATTGATCAGGATGTTGGTAATTTATGTGGCTCCCCCAGTATCATCTCCCAGTATCACTCTGAGGAATTTGCTTTTAACTTAGAGAATTTTGATCTTTCACAAATCTCCAATTTGAACTCTTCAATCAATGAATTGTTACAATCTGAGGACTCAAGTTCCGTGGACTCTGGTTTTATGAGATCAACGGCAGTGAACAAGTTGCTAATTTGGAAGAACGATATTTCAAAGGTGCTAGAAAAAACTGAAGTTGAGATTGATTCACTTGAGAATGAACTGAAGACATTGATATCTGAACCTGAATATACCCAGCTTGTTCCATCTGGGTCCTGTTCTCCACGAAAAGAGTGCAACTCAAACTCTCATGAAGATCAAGGCACTACTAATATAGCTTCTAGACCTGCTCCATTGCAAGTTGTTATACCGGAAGATGTAATTGGAGAGGAAGGGACTAATATACAGGAAAAGGAGCACGCTGAGGTGAAAGTTGAGGACATTGATAGTCCAGGCAGTGCAACTTCAAAGTTTGTTGAATTACCCTCAGAGAAAGATGTGGCACCTATTGGTGCCATGAAACATGTTGGTGGAATGTTGATTTCAGATGACAGTAAGTCTTTAAGTAATAATGTGAAAGTGTGCAGTTCCACTGAGGACAAAGCGAAGTCTAGAAGTTCAGATGTGAAAGTGTGCAGTTTTAGTGAGGATATGGCAAGGGACACACTTGCCTGCGTGGAGAGCTTCCAGCTGACTACCCGTTGTTCTCGACCTGTTTCTGATGGCAGTTTGAACTGCGGAAAAGATGCTTTATATAATTTGATATTAGCTGCCAACAAAGACACTGCATACAGAGCATTTGATGTATTCAAGAACCTACTGCCTGCTGGCAAATgcagttttgatttttcaagtgTGTCTTCTTTGCAAATTGATCATGCGGTTAAGGAAAGATTTGCTAGGAGGAAGCAGTTTAAACAGTTCAAAGAAAAGATCATTGCCCTCAAGTTTAGGGTACATCAGCACCTTTGGAAGGAAGATATGCGCATGCTTTCTGCGAGGAAGTTTCGTGCGAAGTCTCAGAAAAAGTTTGATTTCAGCCTGCGCCCTGTGCAGATAGGACATCAGAAACACCGTTCTACAGTTCGTTCACGATTTTCGACTACTG TTGGAAACTCAAGCCTGGTACCCTCGTTGGAAGTATTGAACTTTGCAAGCAGGCTGCTCTCAGATCTTAGGGCGAAGGTCTACAGGAACACGTTAAGGATGCCTGCTTTAGTTTTAGATCAGAAGGAGAGGGCGATGTCAAGGTTTATTTCAAAAAATAGTCTGGTGGAAGATCCCTGTGCTGTTGAGAAAGAAAGGTCTGTGATCAATCCATGGACATCAGAGGAGAGAGAAATTTTTATTGACAAACTTGCTACCTTTGGGAAAGACTTCAGGAAGATCGCTTCTTTTCTTGATCATAAAACAACTGCTGATTGCATAGAGTTCTATTACAAGAATCACAAATCAGATTGTTTTGAGAGAACAAAGAGAAAACCAGATTATTCTAAACAAGCAAAAGTTTGTTCTGCAAATACCTACCTTGTTGCTTCTTctgggaaaagatggaaccgtgAGGCTAATTCTGTTTCTCTTGATATCTTAGGTGCTGCATCAGCAATTGCAGCTAATGTTGAGGATAGTATTGAGATTCAGCAAAAGTGTACGTCAAAGTACTCAGTTCGAATGGTCACTGAGCACAAGACGTCCAGACACAATGAGCTGGAGAGGTCAAACAGTCTTGATGTATGTCATAGTGAAAGAGAAAGAGTGGCTGCTGATGTTTTGACTGGTATCTGTGGTTCCTTATCATCAGAAGCTATGAGTTCCTGCATTACAAGTTCAATTGATCCTGCAGAAGGAAACCAGGAATGGAAGCACCAGAAAGTGGGTTCATCGACCAGATTGCCCCTGACTCCAGAGGTTACCCAGAGTGTTGATGATGAAACCTGTTCAGATGAGAGTTGTGGCGAGATGGATCCTACTGATTGGACGGATGAAGAGAAATCAATCTTCATCCAGGCCGTGTCAGCTTATGGCAAAGATTTTGTTATGGTATCAAGATGTGTTCGAACGAGATCCCGGGAGCAGTGCAAGATATTCTTTAGCAAGGCCAGGAAGTGTCTCGGACTGGATGAGATTCTTCCTGGACCTGGCAATTTGGTGAGGCAGGATGTTAATGGTGGAAATGATCCTGATGCTTGTGTTATGGAGACTGAGCTGTTCTGTAATGAAAAATCAAGTTTGAAGTTGAAAGAGCTATCTGATTTATGTGTGAGTGCAGGGATTTCAAAGCCTGATATGACCAGCTCTGATGATAAAGATGGGGCTGGAGAACTGGATTCAGTAGATACTGAACTTGTGTCAAAGAATTCAGTTCAGGTAAATTGTCATGTGGATAAGCAAAGGGTGGAATTTAACAGGCATTGTGAGATTCAGGGTGCTTGTACTGAAAATGGTCTAGGGGATGAAAATATGGTTACGGTTTCTCAGGAAGGTGGTGTTCAAATTGATGGAGATGTCTCTGAGAATGGTCCGGATGACATATTGTGTGCCAATAAAGTTTCTGGCGAGCATTCAGGGGAAGAAATAAAGGGAGTGGTGCCTGAACATGATTTGAAAAATAGAAAGGCAGATAGCGCTGAAGTAAGTAGGTCAAACTTCTCTTTGGAAGATACCAAGTCCAATATGGTTTCGTCCGGGAGTAATTCACATCTTGCTGCTGTTAGGGGAGCTGAATTGTGCCCTCTTAATGGATCTCAGAATATGACTCTTCTGGAATCTGATTCTGAGTGTAAGCCTGGTGTCAATTACTCGGGAAGCAATATTTCAGTTCAGAGGAAAAAAATGCCTCGAGCTTCTAATGCCGTTTATTTATCAGAACTAGAACTTGAGAATGTTGGTGATCAGCAGCGTGAGAATGCTACTCAGTCAGCTGAGCAGCCCTTGCCGAGTACCTCACAGATAGCACATATTGAATCCAGGCAGATTCTTGGCAGCTATTCATTGGGGGAGTCAGCCACGAAGGAGAGTGGAGATGGCTGCAGTACATCAGCTGCATTGCAAGAAATCCAGAAAGTGGGTAAGAATCTACGTTCAGATACAACTGGTTTCTTTCTCCAGAGGTGCAATGGTACTAACCGAGAACAGACAGTAGGAGGTAGCTCATCAAATGTTGATAAACCTTGTAGGAATGGTGATGTGAAATTGTTTGGACAGATTCTCAGTAAACCGTGCCCTCAAGCGAATACCAGTTCCAACGCGCAGCAGAGTGATAGTAGCAATCAGCAGTTGAAAGTTTGTAGCAATATGTCCAGTGCAAGTCACAGTTTAGATGGGAATTCAGCCACTGCCAAATTCGAGCGCAATAACTTCCTGGGCTCTGAGAATCATCAAGTAAGAAGTTTTGGTTTCTGGGATGGAAATAGAATACAAACAGGGTTTTCTTCGTTGCCTGACTCTGCTATCTTGCTGGCAAAATATCCTGCTGCATTTGGTAATTATGCGATATCTTCCAGCAAAGTGGAACAACAGCCTCCTTTGCATGGGGTTGTGAAGACAGCCACTGATCGGAGTTTGAACGGTGTCCCTGTCTTTCCGACTAGAGATGTAAGTAGCAACAATGGAGTAGCAGCAGCAGATTATCAAGTGTACAGGAGTCTAGATGTGCAGCCTTTTACTATAGAAATGAAACAGAGGCAAGATGCGGTGTTCTCTGAGATGCAAAGAAGAAATGGGTTCGATGTGGTGTCCAGTATGCAGCAACAGGCAAGGGGTGTGGTTGTTGGTAGAGGAGGGATTCTGGTGGGAGGGCAGTGCACCGGCGTCTCTGATCCGGTGGCTGCAATCAAAATGCATTATGCCAAAGCGGAACAATTTAGTGGGCAGGCGACAAGCATTATCAGAGAAGATGATTATTGGTTAAGTAAGGGTGATATCAGCAGGTAG